The following proteins are encoded in a genomic region of Natrinema sp. HArc-T2:
- a CDS encoding UPF0175 family protein, giving the protein MGSISARVPDELETELDAYLEDENLDRSTAVRKLLSEGLEEWRREQALDQLAAGTITFSKAAEMAGMSVWDFAQLAKERDITWVADDHLDADLEAL; this is encoded by the coding sequence ATGGGATCGATCTCGGCACGTGTGCCCGATGAGTTGGAGACTGAACTCGACGCGTATCTTGAGGACGAGAACCTCGACCGGAGTACGGCCGTTCGGAAGCTGCTCTCCGAGGGCCTCGAAGAGTGGCGACGCGAACAAGCACTCGACCAACTTGCAGCTGGAACCATCACATTCAGTAAAGCGGCTGAGATGGCAGGGATGTCCGTCTGGGATTTTGCTCAGCTCGCTAAAGAGCGTGACATCACCTGGGTGGCGGACGATCATCTTGATGCAGATCTCGAGGCGCTGTGA
- a CDS encoding antitoxin VapB family protein produces the protein MSTSIRLSEEAKSRLDLFKGDDESYNDVIIRLTSDDKWAGFGIASSTDDEGMDEIREEMRSRMDDHIEELEQ, from the coding sequence ATGAGTACCTCAATTCGACTTTCGGAGGAGGCTAAATCTCGCTTAGATCTCTTTAAAGGCGATGATGAGAGTTATAACGACGTAATCATCCGTCTCACGTCGGACGATAAGTGGGCTGGATTTGGGATCGCATCGAGCACGGATGACGAGGGAATGGATGAGATCCGGGAGGAGATGCGCAGTCGGATGGACGATCACATCGAGGAACTGGAGCAGTGA
- a CDS encoding SWIM zinc finger domain-containing protein, translated as MKLRYYAEADVGVDHRRTLELLESIHEDHAIPVEVVQVDPQRAPPEFVGEAETRSLEDAWGDFTYNKPLQKGLGGAPSKRYRDREDIVGNVGIVVDDELVWATEFWGTHHGWGNVDPTETAIGFLEEVEARGTPTVAERVPLEDWSWSPDSSGSGSHSESRDGDTTDVSAAEIHEPTRDAIRDLCTAQSFQRGVSYFEDGRIRDLTIEGSEVTAKVRGSREYRTTVDLAAEIFDGWCSCPYDYAGDCKHIVAVLLAVRDRYDELVEQFQDQGETIPDEPSSTSKSGALEQAGAGDDLESALETADVETLQGFLRSILADNESLRERFLATVGQPVEKSVADYKRDIDRRFENATNRRGIVEYDTHLEFTDYDDLAATYRENREYERALEIYQALSEAIRENLERIDDSGGHYGLQLESAIDAYAACLCEAEFDAETRHEHLEYLYEQYRTAEFRFVRDYYDDALREVCPTADDLEYLLSLVQSNLPALDGIASDETEAVATAESGSESETSQADIDDAVETDAGLPDPTQWRLEVELFTGGELDVDHLAVGPLEVTDFVGATLTTILEDMEPRPGENAGTTGSRGGDGRPEEQLNLSVDEQQLLSTYLWILEDVYTERSEFYQQYVDMLQADGQDERAREVVENGLEEFPYAVDVHQLAAEFYQGRDDERYREVLRTLFIRFEGWDAYDDLRSASSAEEWESISHGLRTQLGRIDPDRLIELYVREGDLETAFEKVLESDDLETLRRYREPVAEVDPEAYLEAYRDLLEPYLAADTGRDHYKTVIEYLRDMEELGFDTELASFVEHLREKHSNRPAFLDELEAAGH; from the coding sequence ATGAAACTCCGGTACTACGCAGAAGCTGACGTCGGGGTCGATCACCGTCGGACACTCGAGCTCCTCGAGTCGATTCACGAGGACCACGCGATTCCAGTCGAAGTCGTACAGGTCGATCCACAGCGAGCGCCGCCGGAGTTCGTCGGTGAAGCCGAGACCCGGTCACTCGAGGACGCCTGGGGTGATTTCACGTACAACAAGCCACTTCAGAAAGGGCTCGGCGGTGCCCCCTCCAAGCGGTATCGCGACCGAGAGGACATCGTGGGGAACGTCGGCATCGTCGTCGACGACGAGCTCGTGTGGGCAACGGAGTTCTGGGGGACCCACCACGGCTGGGGGAACGTCGACCCGACGGAAACTGCCATTGGCTTTCTCGAGGAAGTCGAGGCGAGGGGGACGCCCACAGTGGCCGAGCGGGTCCCACTTGAAGACTGGTCGTGGTCACCCGACTCGTCCGGTTCCGGTTCCCATTCCGAGTCTCGAGACGGGGACACCACCGACGTGTCCGCCGCCGAGATTCACGAGCCAACCCGCGATGCGATTCGAGATCTTTGTACCGCACAGTCGTTCCAGCGCGGGGTCTCCTATTTCGAAGACGGGCGTATACGGGACCTCACGATTGAGGGATCTGAAGTAACTGCAAAGGTACGGGGGAGCCGGGAATATCGAACAACGGTGGACCTCGCTGCCGAGATCTTCGATGGCTGGTGTTCCTGTCCGTACGACTACGCCGGTGACTGCAAACACATCGTCGCTGTGTTGCTGGCGGTACGAGACCGATACGACGAGCTGGTCGAGCAGTTCCAAGATCAGGGGGAAACGATTCCAGACGAACCATCGAGTACGTCGAAGTCCGGGGCCCTCGAGCAGGCGGGAGCGGGCGACGATCTCGAGTCAGCACTCGAGACCGCGGATGTCGAGACGCTTCAGGGCTTTCTGCGTTCGATCCTCGCCGACAACGAGTCTCTTCGAGAGCGGTTTCTCGCGACAGTCGGCCAGCCGGTCGAGAAGAGTGTCGCCGACTACAAGCGAGATATTGACCGCCGGTTCGAGAACGCCACCAACCGCCGCGGGATCGTCGAGTACGACACCCATCTCGAGTTCACTGACTACGACGACCTCGCAGCGACTTATCGGGAGAACCGTGAGTACGAGCGTGCCCTCGAGATTTACCAGGCTCTGTCGGAGGCGATACGCGAGAATCTGGAACGAATCGATGACAGTGGTGGCCACTACGGTCTCCAACTCGAGTCTGCCATCGATGCCTACGCCGCGTGTCTTTGCGAGGCAGAGTTCGACGCCGAGACGAGGCATGAGCACCTCGAGTATCTTTACGAGCAGTACAGAACTGCTGAGTTCCGTTTTGTCCGTGACTACTACGACGACGCGCTCCGTGAGGTGTGTCCCACAGCTGATGACCTCGAGTACCTGCTCTCGCTCGTGCAATCTAACCTTCCAGCGCTGGATGGTATCGCCAGTGACGAGACGGAAGCAGTCGCTACAGCCGAGTCCGGCTCAGAAAGTGAGACATCGCAGGCAGATATCGACGATGCCGTCGAGACTGATGCGGGGCTTCCAGATCCAACCCAGTGGCGACTCGAGGTCGAGTTGTTCACCGGTGGCGAACTGGATGTCGACCACTTGGCTGTCGGTCCGCTCGAGGTGACGGACTTCGTCGGTGCGACGCTCACGACGATCCTCGAGGACATGGAGCCACGGCCGGGCGAGAACGCGGGGACAACCGGGTCTCGAGGTGGAGACGGTCGTCCTGAGGAGCAGCTAAATCTCTCCGTGGACGAGCAACAGCTCCTGTCGACGTATCTGTGGATCCTCGAGGACGTTTACACTGAGCGGAGCGAGTTCTATCAGCAATACGTCGACATGCTCCAAGCCGATGGGCAAGACGAGCGAGCACGGGAGGTCGTCGAGAACGGACTGGAGGAGTTTCCATACGCTGTCGACGTGCATCAGCTGGCAGCCGAGTTTTACCAAGGACGCGACGATGAGCGCTATCGAGAGGTGTTGCGAACCCTGTTCATCCGCTTCGAAGGCTGGGACGCCTACGACGACCTGCGATCGGCCAGTTCTGCCGAGGAGTGGGAGTCGATCTCTCATGGATTACGAACCCAACTTGGCCGGATCGACCCCGACCGACTGATCGAACTGTATGTCCGCGAGGGCGACCTCGAGACGGCTTTCGAGAAGGTTTTGGAGAGTGACGACCTCGAGACGCTTCGGCGGTATCGAGAGCCCGTCGCCGAGGTCGATCCAGAAGCGTACCTCGAGGCGTACCGGGACCTGCTAGAACCGTATCTGGCGGCCGATACCGGACGCGACCACTACAAGACGGTTATCGAATATTTGCGAGACATGGAGGAACTCGGATTCGATACGGAACTGGCATCGTTCGTTGAGCATCTTCGTGAGAAACACTCGAACCGGCCGGCGTTTCTCGACGAACTCGAAGCGGCAGGACACTGA
- a CDS encoding DUF3368 domain-containing protein has protein sequence MWVFDATPLIYLAKVDRLTLAQHLEASCVIPERVYEEVVTTGIDEGYPDARRIERSVDADQFEVVAVETTPLLSRLQNNSNLSDADVTVLACADSYDGVAVMDETYGRDVAAAEGITTRGTAYLILKLAKQDAIDVDDARTAIDKMIDEGWYCAPNVYTKIVQKLDTLSK, from the coding sequence ATGTGGGTCTTCGACGCGACGCCGCTCATCTATCTCGCAAAGGTTGATCGACTCACGCTCGCCCAACACCTCGAAGCCTCGTGTGTGATTCCTGAGCGAGTCTACGAGGAAGTTGTCACAACCGGCATTGACGAAGGATATCCGGACGCCCGTCGTATCGAGCGAAGTGTCGACGCTGACCAATTCGAAGTCGTGGCGGTTGAAACCACCCCGTTGCTGTCACGGCTCCAAAACAATAGTAATCTCAGTGACGCTGACGTCACCGTCCTTGCCTGTGCCGATTCGTATGACGGTGTGGCTGTGATGGATGAGACGTATGGTCGTGACGTCGCCGCGGCCGAGGGAATCACAACTCGGGGCACGGCGTATCTCATCCTGAAACTCGCGAAGCAGGACGCGATCGATGTCGACGACGCACGAACTGCGATCGATAAGATGATCGACGAGGGGTGGTATTGCGCTCCTAATGTCTACACGAAAATTGTTCAGAAACTCGATACGCTTTCGAAGTGA
- a CDS encoding HVO_A0556 family zinc finger protein, translated as MQTARKGRDDAHVVLEQLTDQTCSFCGDGLLTSGEYKGNQAILCESCDTPTVQLW; from the coding sequence ATGCAGACTGCTAGGAAGGGGCGAGATGACGCACACGTGGTGCTCGAGCAATTGACCGATCAGACTTGTTCTTTCTGTGGAGACGGGCTGCTGACATCGGGCGAATATAAGGGCAATCAGGCAATTCTGTGCGAGAGCTGTGACACTCCCACTGTCCAACTGTGGTGA
- a CDS encoding PIN domain-containing protein: MTLLVLDNNLLSDYLSGKDDAKVFLEEYEQGRWGVSSIVLFESLMGSLYGYIDASPDEITRAVNASMEILETTEETAMAAHDLQEELQDRGAPVDQLDALIAASAQEHGGRFATAEKQFWTDDVQEVIPVAKYDPY, encoded by the coding sequence GTGACGCTGCTCGTTCTCGATAACAATCTGTTGAGCGACTACCTGAGTGGCAAAGATGACGCAAAGGTGTTCCTCGAGGAGTACGAGCAGGGTCGGTGGGGAGTCTCCTCGATCGTCCTCTTTGAGTCTCTCATGGGTAGCCTCTACGGGTATATCGATGCTTCTCCGGACGAAATCACCCGGGCTGTGAACGCTTCGATGGAGATCCTCGAGACAACAGAGGAGACTGCGATGGCGGCACACGACTTACAAGAAGAACTCCAGGATCGAGGAGCACCAGTCGATCAACTCGATGCACTGATCGCTGCCTCTGCTCAAGAACATGGAGGACGGTTCGCGACGGCGGAGAAACAGTTCTGGACGGATGACGTCCAGGAAGTCATCCCTGTGGCTAAGTACGATCCCTACTAA
- the aglM gene encoding UDP-glucose 6-dehydrogenase AglM yields the protein MHITVIGSGYVGTTIAACFAEFGHEVTAIDIDEEIVATLNDGQAPITEPGLDDLLETHAGDRLTATTSYDAVPESDVTFLAIGTPSNDDGSIDLGALEAAAEATGEALREKSERHLVVIKSTVTPPSIPEQLEPAIRNGADDNDAVEVGMNPEFLREGSAVIDFQNPDKLVFGTNSEWASNRLHEVFEPVLDAETPVVETDPQTAAMIKYANNAFLASKISLVNDLGNICKEFGLNAYEVMEAIGLDDRISEQFLRSGAGWGGSCFPKDVNAIIAAAREEDYDPALLEAAVEINDRQPRRMINLLKNHVDLQSARIAVLGLSFKPQTDDIRNSRAIPVIESLLSHGADVVAYDPIAIDNMAERFPDIDYAQTAAESLRGADGTLVVTDWDEFSDLDTEFDEMTTPVVIDGRRCIEHREGIVYQGLTW from the coding sequence ATGCATATCACTGTCATCGGGAGCGGCTACGTCGGAACGACGATCGCTGCCTGTTTTGCTGAGTTCGGCCACGAAGTGACCGCGATCGATATCGACGAGGAGATCGTCGCGACACTCAACGACGGCCAAGCACCGATCACTGAACCCGGCCTGGATGACCTTCTCGAGACCCACGCCGGTGACCGCCTCACGGCGACGACCTCCTACGACGCTGTCCCTGAGTCGGATGTAACTTTTCTGGCGATCGGCACGCCGTCGAACGACGACGGCAGTATCGATCTCGGTGCATTAGAAGCAGCCGCCGAGGCGACCGGCGAGGCACTCCGCGAGAAATCAGAGCGCCATCTCGTTGTGATCAAGAGTACGGTGACGCCGCCAAGTATTCCAGAGCAACTCGAACCGGCGATCCGCAATGGCGCCGATGACAACGACGCCGTCGAAGTAGGCATGAACCCCGAGTTCCTTCGAGAGGGAAGCGCAGTCATCGACTTCCAAAATCCCGACAAGCTCGTCTTTGGCACGAACTCTGAGTGGGCATCGAACCGCCTCCACGAGGTATTCGAGCCGGTACTCGACGCCGAGACGCCAGTCGTCGAAACTGACCCCCAGACGGCCGCGATGATCAAGTACGCCAACAACGCGTTCCTCGCGTCGAAGATCAGCCTCGTCAACGACCTCGGAAACATCTGCAAGGAGTTCGGGCTCAACGCCTACGAAGTGATGGAGGCCATCGGCCTCGATGATCGGATTTCAGAACAATTCCTCCGCAGCGGTGCCGGCTGGGGCGGCTCATGCTTCCCGAAGGATGTGAACGCGATCATCGCAGCAGCGCGCGAGGAAGACTACGATCCCGCACTGCTCGAGGCTGCTGTCGAGATTAACGACCGCCAACCGAGACGAATGATCAACCTCCTCAAGAACCATGTTGATCTTCAGAGCGCACGCATTGCGGTTCTCGGCTTATCATTCAAACCGCAGACGGACGATATCCGGAACTCCCGTGCGATCCCTGTGATCGAGTCACTCCTGAGTCACGGAGCCGATGTCGTCGCGTATGATCCGATCGCTATCGACAACATGGCCGAACGGTTCCCTGATATTGACTACGCGCAGACCGCTGCAGAGTCGCTTCGTGGCGCAGACGGTACGCTCGTCGTCACCGACTGGGACGAATTCAGCGACCTCGATACCGAATTCGACGAGATGACGACCCCTGTTGTCATCGATGGCCGACGATGTATCGAGCATCGGGAAGGGATTGTCTACCAAGGTCTCACTTGGTAA